One Sodalis praecaptivus DNA segment encodes these proteins:
- the pckA gene encoding phosphoenolpyruvate carboxykinase (ATP) has protein sequence MVSERITPQQWLSYGITGCRELVYNPDYDQLFAEETDPALSGFERGTLTQSGAVAVDTGIFTGRSPFDKYLVRDAKTRDTLWWSDQGKGANDNHPLDQQTWDHLKKRVGQQLSGKRLFVIDAFCGANEDSRLKVRFVTEVAWQAHFVKNMFIRPSDEELRGFEPNFVVLNGAKCTNPDWREQGLHSENFVAFNLTEGIQLIGGTWYGGEMKKGLFSVMNYLLPLKGIASMHCSANVGADEDVALFFGLSGTGKTTLSTDPRRRLIGDDEHGWDDDGVFNFEGGCYAKTIRLSPEAEPEIYQAIRRNALLENVVVRADGSVDYDDGSKTENARVSYPIDHIENIVKPVSRAGHATRVIFLTADAFGVLPPVASLSMEQAQYHFLSGFTAKLAGTERGVVAPVPTFSACFGAAFLSLHPTAYADVLAKRMNAAGARAFLVNTGWNGSGKRISLKDTRAIINAILRGDIDDAPTATLPIFNLTIPTALPGVDGAILDPRATYANAGEWRTKAEDLAQRFSDNFAKFTDTPAGAALVSAGPQR, from the coding sequence ATGGTAAGTGAGAGGATTACCCCGCAGCAATGGCTCAGTTATGGAATAACGGGCTGCCGCGAACTGGTGTACAACCCAGACTACGACCAACTGTTTGCAGAAGAGACCGACCCCGCCCTCAGCGGGTTCGAACGCGGAACCCTTACCCAATCGGGCGCGGTGGCGGTGGATACCGGGATTTTCACCGGTCGGTCGCCGTTCGATAAGTATCTGGTGCGTGACGCTAAGACCCGCGACACCCTGTGGTGGTCCGATCAGGGCAAAGGCGCCAATGACAATCATCCCCTTGACCAGCAGACCTGGGATCACCTTAAAAAGCGGGTCGGCCAGCAACTTAGCGGCAAGCGCCTGTTTGTCATTGATGCTTTCTGCGGTGCCAATGAGGATAGCCGACTTAAGGTGCGTTTTGTCACCGAGGTCGCCTGGCAGGCGCACTTCGTCAAAAATATGTTCATCCGGCCAAGCGACGAGGAGCTGCGCGGCTTTGAACCGAATTTTGTGGTGCTTAACGGCGCCAAATGCACCAACCCCGACTGGCGTGAACAGGGCCTGCATTCAGAAAACTTTGTCGCTTTCAATCTCACGGAAGGCATCCAGCTTATCGGCGGCACCTGGTACGGCGGCGAAATGAAAAAAGGGCTGTTCTCGGTAATGAACTACCTGCTGCCGCTAAAGGGGATCGCATCCATGCACTGTTCGGCCAACGTCGGCGCCGATGAGGATGTCGCGCTGTTCTTCGGCCTTTCCGGCACCGGCAAAACCACGCTGTCGACCGACCCGCGCCGCCGTCTGATCGGTGATGATGAACACGGCTGGGACGACGATGGCGTATTCAATTTTGAAGGGGGCTGTTACGCCAAAACTATCCGCCTTTCCCCCGAGGCCGAGCCGGAGATTTATCAGGCGATTCGCCGTAACGCGCTGCTGGAAAATGTGGTGGTGCGGGCGGACGGCAGCGTGGATTACGACGACGGCAGTAAGACCGAAAACGCCCGCGTCTCTTATCCCATCGATCATATCGAGAATATCGTCAAACCGGTGTCGCGCGCGGGACACGCAACGCGCGTCATTTTCCTGACGGCGGATGCCTTTGGCGTCTTACCGCCGGTCGCCAGCCTGTCGATGGAACAGGCGCAGTATCATTTCCTGTCCGGCTTTACCGCCAAACTGGCGGGGACCGAGCGGGGCGTGGTGGCGCCGGTGCCCACCTTCTCCGCCTGCTTTGGCGCGGCATTTTTGTCGCTGCATCCCACCGCCTACGCCGATGTGCTGGCTAAACGCATGAACGCCGCCGGCGCCCGCGCCTTTTTGGTCAATACCGGCTGGAACGGCAGCGGTAAACGGATCTCCCTCAAAGACACGCGGGCGATTATCAACGCCATTTTACGCGGCGATATTGACGATGCGCCGACGGCGACCCTGCCTATCTTCAATCTTACGATACCTACCGCGCTGCCGGGCGTGGACGGCGCGATCCTCGACCCGCGCGCTACCTACGCCAATGCCGGCGAATGGCGGACCAAGGCGGAAGATTTGGCCCAGCGTTTTAGCGATAATTTCGCCAAATTTACCGACACCCCGGCAGGGGCGGCGCTGGTGAGCGCGGGTCCGCAGCGCTGA
- the hslO gene encoding Hsp33 family molecular chaperone HslO produces MTHQDQLHRYLFEKYSVRGELVSLQETYRQVLGQHNYPPAVKTLLGELLVATSLLTATLKFTGEITVQLQGDGPLRLAVINGDDRQNMRGLARVDGEIAADATLAQMVGNGYLVITLTPAEGERYQGVVGLEGPHLADCLENYFLQSEQLPTRLFIRTGEHQGQVAAAGLLLQVLPGQDTRADDFDHLAQLTATVKGNELFALPANDVLYRLYHQDEVTVYPPQSVQFLCTCSRQRCADALITLGEQELNDMLEQDGEVDMHCDFCGSHYRFDADAIAALQRQAAEGRAPQA; encoded by the coding sequence ATGACCCATCAAGACCAGCTACACCGTTATCTTTTTGAAAAATATTCCGTCAGGGGTGAACTGGTGTCATTACAGGAAACCTACCGGCAGGTGCTGGGCCAACACAACTACCCGCCGGCGGTGAAAACGCTGTTAGGGGAACTTCTGGTGGCAACCAGCCTGCTTACCGCCACGCTGAAGTTTACCGGCGAAATCACCGTCCAGTTGCAGGGGGACGGCCCGTTGCGTCTGGCGGTGATTAACGGCGACGATCGGCAGAATATGCGCGGGCTGGCGCGTGTCGACGGCGAAATCGCCGCTGACGCCACCCTGGCGCAAATGGTGGGCAATGGCTATCTGGTCATCACGCTGACGCCCGCCGAGGGCGAGCGGTATCAGGGGGTGGTCGGTCTGGAAGGTCCTCATCTGGCGGACTGTCTGGAAAACTACTTCCTGCAATCGGAGCAGTTGCCGACGCGACTGTTTATCCGCACCGGCGAGCATCAGGGTCAGGTGGCCGCCGCCGGCCTGCTGCTGCAAGTATTGCCCGGCCAGGATACCCGCGCCGATGATTTCGACCATTTGGCGCAGCTCACCGCAACGGTGAAGGGCAACGAATTGTTCGCTCTGCCGGCCAACGACGTTTTATACCGCCTCTATCATCAAGATGAGGTGACGGTTTACCCGCCGCAATCGGTGCAATTCCTCTGTACCTGCTCCCGCCAGCGCTGCGCCGACGCGCTGATTACCCTGGGCGAACAGGAGTTGAACGACATGCTCGAGCAGGACGGCGAAGTGGATATGCATTGCGATTTTTGCGGCAGCCATTACCGTTTTGACGCCGACGCCATCGCGGCCCTACAGCGGCAGGCGGCGGAAGGTCGCGCGCCACAGGCCTAG
- the hslR gene encoding ribosome-associated heat shock protein Hsp15 has product MKPKDVNGEIPAVRLDKWLWAARFYKTRALAREMIEGGKVHYNGQRSKPGKTMELGAEITLRQGNDERQVSVRAISDQRRPASDAQQLYQETDASIAKREKMAEARKQNALTMPHPDRRPDKKERRNLIKFKYGEPGEAQ; this is encoded by the coding sequence ATGAAACCCAAAGACGTTAACGGCGAGATTCCGGCCGTGCGGCTGGATAAGTGGCTGTGGGCGGCGCGTTTTTATAAAACCCGCGCGCTGGCCCGCGAAATGATTGAAGGGGGCAAAGTTCATTACAATGGACAGCGCAGCAAACCGGGCAAAACGATGGAGCTGGGCGCGGAGATCACGCTGCGTCAAGGCAATGACGAACGTCAGGTGAGCGTGCGCGCCATTAGCGATCAGCGCCGCCCGGCCAGCGATGCGCAGCAGCTGTATCAGGAGACCGATGCCAGCATCGCCAAGCGGGAGAAAATGGCCGAAGCGCGCAAGCAAAATGCCCTTACGATGCCCCATCCGGACAGGCGCCCGGATAAAAAAGAACGCCGCAATCTGATTAAATTTAAATATGGCGAACCGGGTGAGGCGCAATAA
- the yrfG gene encoding GMP/IMP nucleotidase, with protein MSAAIDWRHIDTVILDMDGTLLDLAFDRDFWLSRVPAALSRQRGITPDEAGALIDLEYHSVRHTLNWYCFDYWHRRLALDIAAMTAELGHTVRLRDDTLPLLAALRQHGRRSILLTNAHPDGLAVKMRHTGLGQHLDLLLSTHTFGYPKEDQQLWRRVREHTGFDPARTLFIDDSEPILDAASRFGIRYCLGVSNPDSGLAPQTFRRHPALSDYRALLPALAGMAPDTQEVK; from the coding sequence ATGTCCGCAGCAATCGACTGGCGCCATATTGATACCGTTATTCTTGATATGGACGGGACGCTGCTGGATTTAGCCTTCGATCGCGACTTCTGGCTGTCTCGCGTACCGGCGGCCCTCAGCCGGCAACGCGGCATCACCCCAGATGAGGCCGGCGCGCTGATAGATCTGGAGTATCACAGCGTGCGCCATACCTTGAATTGGTACTGCTTTGATTATTGGCATCGGCGGCTGGCGCTGGATATCGCCGCCATGACCGCCGAGCTTGGCCATACCGTGCGGCTGCGCGACGACACGCTGCCGCTGCTGGCCGCGTTGCGCCAGCACGGCCGTCGCTCTATCCTGCTGACCAATGCGCATCCCGATGGCCTGGCGGTAAAAATGCGCCACACCGGTTTAGGCCAGCACCTTGATTTATTACTTTCCACCCATACATTTGGTTATCCCAAGGAAGATCAGCAATTGTGGCGGCGCGTCCGCGAGCATACCGGTTTTGATCCGGCGCGGACGCTGTTTATCGACGACAGTGAGCCGATCCTTGATGCGGCCAGCCGCTTTGGTATCCGCTATTGTCTTGGCGTCAGCAATCCCGATTCCGGGCTGGCGCCCCAGACGTTCCGGCGGCATCCGGCGCTGAGCGATTACCGCGCGCTGCTGCCCGCGCTGGCCGGCATGGCGCCTGACACCCAGGAGGTGAAATGA